A section of the Bryobacteraceae bacterium genome encodes:
- a CDS encoding TetR family transcriptional regulator has product MPRRERERLRQREELLAAALELFSKEGFHNVSMHEIARKAEYSVGTLYRFFRDKEDLYKALIRSRAERLHAQLKAVLDEADGQDVQTVLRRYIAAKTALLTGGAAMLRLYFAETRGASFNIRAGLDREILALYDDLVERLAGIFRLGIRRKIFRNLDPHAMAVALESLTNGFLQCWIEDPERHPYEKKIPLIVDMFFHGVLRGPATSKRTG; this is encoded by the coding sequence ATGCCGCGCAGGGAGCGCGAACGGCTCCGCCAGCGCGAGGAGCTGTTGGCGGCGGCCCTGGAGCTGTTTTCTAAAGAGGGCTTTCACAACGTGTCCATGCACGAGATCGCCCGCAAGGCGGAGTACTCCGTGGGCACGCTGTACCGGTTCTTCAGGGACAAGGAAGATCTGTACAAGGCGCTGATCCGCAGCCGCGCAGAGCGGCTTCATGCCCAGCTCAAGGCGGTGCTCGACGAGGCCGACGGCCAGGACGTTCAGACCGTTCTGCGGCGCTACATCGCCGCCAAGACGGCGCTGTTGACGGGCGGCGCGGCGATGCTGCGCCTCTACTTTGCTGAAACCCGCGGCGCAAGTTTCAACATCCGGGCGGGGCTGGACCGGGAAATCCTCGCGTTATACGACGATCTGGTCGAACGGCTGGCGGGAATCTTTCGCCTCGGGATCCGCCGGAAAATCTTCCGCAATCTCGATCCTCACGCCATGGCCGTGGCGCTTGAAAGCCTGACGAATGGATTCCTCCAATGCTGGATCGAAGATCCCGAACGTCATCCGTATGAGAAGAAAATTCCGCTGATTGTCGACATGTTCTTCCACGGTGTATTGCGCGGGCCCGCCACTTCGAAGCGGACCGGTTGA
- a CDS encoding outer membrane protein, protein MPTMEKMGAFFGRFRAGWVRLTCVVLLSAAAAGQTPTGPLRLTLQEAVDMALKNNLQARLAREGVRQARGETGLVRSVLLPNLSGSASQANLTSNLAAMGLTRETFPGLDPFVGPFSRFDARLQLVQTVFNLAAIRRYQASVHGLSLAREEQRSAEQRVIIATVMSYLAVIEARQSVEAAQADVALAKRLLELARSQREAGVATGIDVARAETRLASQEVRLAQARTDHDTARLNLLRVIGAPLSSELVLAEDMRFSLEDLPAADDAVRRALNDRVELRSALEQVRIARAHKQAAVAGWMPVISFFGDYGSLGVRPLTTSLPTRTIGVRLDVPLFDGGRTKSGNQVADSRLRQAELRWNDLRAEVEKEVRQALDNLATRREQVLAAQKALALAERELELAQDRFRNGVGDNVEVVNAQAALENARQGVVSSLALYNMARLNLAAALGHVEDFRL, encoded by the coding sequence ATGCCGACGATGGAGAAAATGGGCGCGTTTTTCGGCAGGTTCCGAGCGGGATGGGTGCGGCTGACCTGCGTGGTCTTGCTCAGCGCGGCAGCGGCGGGGCAGACACCCACGGGGCCGCTGCGGCTTACCCTGCAGGAGGCGGTGGACATGGCGCTGAAAAACAATCTCCAGGCGCGGCTGGCGCGCGAGGGCGTGCGGCAGGCGCGTGGAGAGACGGGGCTTGTTCGGTCCGTGCTGCTGCCGAACCTGTCGGGTTCGGCCTCGCAGGCCAATCTCACCTCAAACCTGGCGGCGATGGGCCTGACGCGGGAGACGTTTCCCGGCCTGGATCCTTTCGTCGGGCCGTTCAGCCGCTTCGACGCGCGCCTGCAACTGGTGCAGACCGTGTTCAACCTGGCTGCCATCCGCCGCTATCAGGCTTCGGTGCACGGGCTGTCGCTCGCGCGGGAGGAGCAACGTTCGGCCGAGCAGCGGGTGATCATCGCCACGGTGATGTCTTATCTGGCGGTGATCGAGGCACGGCAGTCGGTGGAGGCCGCCCAGGCTGACGTGGCGCTGGCGAAAAGGCTGCTGGAGCTGGCGCGGAGCCAGCGGGAGGCCGGCGTCGCCACCGGCATCGACGTGGCCCGGGCCGAGACGCGGCTCGCCAGCCAGGAGGTCCGGCTGGCGCAGGCGCGCACGGACCACGACACGGCCCGGCTGAATCTGCTGCGCGTGATTGGAGCTCCGCTTTCAAGCGAGCTGGTGCTGGCCGAGGACATGCGCTTCTCGTTGGAGGATCTGCCGGCGGCCGACGACGCCGTGCGCAGGGCGCTCAACGACCGCGTGGAGCTGCGGAGCGCGCTTGAGCAGGTGCGCATTGCCAGGGCGCACAAACAGGCCGCCGTGGCCGGATGGATGCCCGTGATCAGCTTTTTTGGCGACTACGGCAGCCTCGGCGTCCGGCCGCTCACCACCAGCCTGCCCACGCGCACGATCGGTGTGCGGCTGGACGTGCCGCTGTTTGACGGCGGCCGGACAAAGTCGGGGAACCAGGTGGCCGACAGCCGCCTCCGCCAGGCCGAGCTGCGCTGGAACGACCTGCGTGCGGAGGTGGAGAAGGAAGTGCGGCAGGCCCTGGACAACCTCGCCACCCGGCGCGAGCAGGTGCTGGCGGCGCAAAAGGCCCTGGCGCTGGCCGAGCGCGAGCTCGAGCTGGCGCAGGACCGCTTCCGCAACGGCGTCGGCGACAACGTGGAGGTGGTGAACGCGCAGGCCGCGCTTGAAAACGCGCGGCAGGGCGTGGTGTCCAGTCTGGCTCTTTACAACATGGCCCGGCTGAACCTGGCGGCGGCGCTGGGCCATGTGGAGGATTTTCGGCTGTAG
- a CDS encoding MBL fold hydrolase has protein sequence MKLTFHGAAQTVTGSMHELNVNGARLLLDCGLFQGRRKEARERNANFPFAASRISAVLLSHAHIDHSGNIPTLVKSGFEGPVYATPATVDLCHSMLPDSAHLQEKDALFLAKRKHRRRLLGIEDELEIVEPLYSQADAERSLRHFQSVLDGDPKEVADGVTFTGIEAGHMLGSTALVLELRRNGKTVRLAYSGDVGRPKLPILRDPQPLPEVDYLIMESTYGDRLHKDLDMVKAKLADVVRRAAARGGKIIAPAFAVGRTQQLVLLLHELIEEKQIPSIPIFVDSPLAVDVTEVFRRHTYLFDEETSRFLRNGEDPFGFRLLRYVRDVSESKALNELRGPALIISASGMCEAGRILHHLRNNIEDPRNMVLITGFMAEHTLGRKIVEKWPEVPIFGEPVRLRAEVVKLNELSGHADQRELLAWMKPVARSVKRVFLVHGEPAQAAALRQAIHDRYGLEAVIPSRGDSFELA, from the coding sequence ATGAAGCTCACCTTCCACGGCGCGGCGCAGACGGTCACCGGCTCGATGCACGAGCTCAACGTCAACGGCGCGCGGCTCCTGCTCGACTGCGGGCTCTTTCAGGGGCGGAGAAAGGAAGCGCGGGAGCGCAACGCAAACTTTCCCTTCGCCGCCTCCCGAATCAGCGCAGTGCTTCTTTCCCATGCGCACATCGACCATTCGGGCAACATCCCCACGCTCGTCAAGAGCGGCTTCGAAGGGCCGGTCTATGCGACGCCGGCCACGGTGGACCTGTGCCATTCGATGCTGCCCGATTCGGCCCACCTCCAGGAAAAGGACGCGCTCTTCCTGGCCAAGCGCAAACACCGGCGCAGGCTGCTCGGCATCGAGGACGAACTGGAAATCGTCGAGCCGCTCTACTCGCAGGCCGACGCCGAACGCTCGCTCCGCCACTTTCAGTCCGTGCTCGACGGGGACCCGAAGGAGGTGGCCGATGGGGTCACATTTACGGGCATCGAGGCGGGACACATGCTCGGCTCCACCGCGCTTGTGCTTGAGCTGCGGCGCAACGGAAAGACGGTGCGGCTGGCTTACTCGGGCGACGTGGGGCGGCCGAAGCTGCCGATCCTCCGCGATCCCCAGCCGTTGCCCGAGGTGGACTACCTCATCATGGAATCGACCTACGGCGACCGCCTGCACAAGGACCTCGACATGGTAAAGGCCAAGCTCGCCGATGTGGTCCGCCGCGCCGCGGCGCGCGGCGGAAAAATCATCGCTCCGGCCTTCGCCGTGGGCCGCACGCAGCAGCTCGTGCTGCTGCTGCACGAGCTGATCGAGGAAAAACAGATTCCCTCGATTCCGATTTTTGTCGACAGCCCGCTCGCCGTCGACGTCACGGAAGTCTTCCGGCGCCACACCTACCTCTTCGATGAGGAAACCAGCCGATTCCTGCGCAATGGCGAGGACCCTTTCGGCTTCCGCCTGCTGCGTTATGTGCGCGACGTCAGCGAGTCCAAGGCGCTGAACGAGCTGCGCGGGCCGGCGCTGATCATCTCCGCCTCCGGCATGTGCGAAGCGGGGCGCATCCTGCACCACCTGCGCAACAACATCGAAGACCCGCGCAACATGGTGCTCATCACCGGCTTCATGGCCGAACACACCCTCGGCCGCAAGATCGTCGAGAAGTGGCCCGAGGTGCCAATCTTCGGCGAGCCCGTGCGGCTGCGCGCCGAGGTGGTGAAACTGAACGAGCTTTCCGGCCACGCCGACCAGCGCGAACTGCTCGCCTGGATGAAGCCGGTGGCGCGTTCGGTGAAACGCGTCTTCCTCGTGCACGGCGAGCCCGCGCAGGCCGCGGCGCTCCGGCAGGCCATCCATGACCGTTACGGGCTTGAGGCGGTGATCCCCTCGCGCGGCGATTCGTTCGAGCTTGCCTGA
- a CDS encoding EmrB/QacA family drug resistance transporter → MSDPPQVMSGMTGAEDWHTRVNPWLIAASVVLATFMEVLDTTIVMVALPHIAGSMAATNSEATWTLTSYLVSNGIIVPMSGWLALRFGRKRLIMVCTALFVISSVICGMAPNLAVLIIARIFQGIGGGAMVPVAQAVLLEAFPPARRGMAMAMFGVVVVVAPIIGPTFGGFLTDNYSWRWAFYVNVPVGIVSLLMMGRFLEDPPWIKHGKAGWLDGVGFAFLVIWVGALQVVLDKGQDEDWFSSRFITRLTIITVIGLVAFIIRELCVEEPFADLRVFSDRNFWAGTLTIFIVAGVLYASSTLLPQFLQTLLGYTAELSGWAITPRGMGALVAMPLVGYLMSSIDGPKMVLFGLTLIAVSNFMLGNLNLEIAMENFVIANIIQGFGMGFIWVPVMTLAVSTLKPEQMGNATGLFNLVRNVGGSIGISVAVTHLVRGAQAHQNILVGHLTPYDPAYQGVMAKLQAAFAQTAGGPQAQPMAHGAIYGMLLQQANLLAFVDTYRWMALAALLCVPGVLLMKKVIARGGPALH, encoded by the coding sequence ATGAGCGATCCGCCCCAAGTGATGTCCGGTATGACGGGCGCTGAAGACTGGCACACGCGCGTCAATCCGTGGCTCATCGCAGCCTCGGTGGTGCTGGCCACCTTTATGGAGGTGCTGGATACCACCATCGTGATGGTGGCGCTGCCTCACATTGCGGGCAGCATGGCGGCGACAAACTCTGAGGCCACCTGGACGCTCACGAGCTATCTGGTCAGCAACGGCATCATTGTGCCAATGAGCGGCTGGCTGGCGCTCAGGTTCGGCCGGAAGCGCCTCATCATGGTCTGTACGGCGCTGTTCGTCATCAGCTCGGTGATCTGCGGAATGGCGCCGAACCTGGCGGTCCTGATCATCGCCCGCATTTTTCAGGGCATCGGCGGCGGCGCGATGGTGCCGGTGGCGCAGGCGGTGCTGCTCGAGGCCTTCCCGCCGGCCCGGCGCGGCATGGCAATGGCGATGTTCGGCGTGGTGGTGGTCGTGGCGCCGATCATCGGTCCGACTTTTGGCGGTTTCCTGACCGACAATTATTCGTGGCGCTGGGCATTCTACGTCAACGTTCCGGTGGGCATCGTTTCGCTGCTGATGATGGGCCGTTTTCTCGAGGATCCGCCGTGGATCAAACACGGCAAGGCGGGCTGGCTGGACGGCGTCGGATTCGCATTCCTGGTGATCTGGGTGGGAGCGCTTCAGGTCGTGCTCGACAAGGGCCAGGACGAGGACTGGTTCTCGAGCAGGTTCATCACCCGGCTGACCATCATTACGGTGATTGGCCTGGTGGCGTTCATCATCCGGGAGCTGTGCGTGGAAGAGCCCTTTGCCGATCTGAGGGTGTTCTCAGACCGAAATTTCTGGGCCGGCACTCTGACGATTTTCATCGTGGCCGGAGTGCTGTATGCGTCCTCGACGCTGCTGCCGCAGTTCCTTCAGACGCTGCTTGGGTACACAGCGGAGCTCAGCGGCTGGGCGATCACTCCCCGCGGCATGGGCGCGCTGGTAGCGATGCCGCTGGTGGGTTATCTGATGTCTTCCATTGACGGCCCCAAAATGGTCCTTTTCGGGCTGACGCTCATAGCCGTCAGCAATTTCATGTTGGGCAACCTGAACCTGGAAATTGCGATGGAGAACTTTGTCATCGCCAACATCATTCAGGGATTCGGCATGGGCTTCATCTGGGTCCCGGTGATGACGCTGGCTGTCAGCACGCTGAAGCCTGAACAGATGGGCAACGCTACCGGCCTGTTCAACCTGGTGCGGAACGTGGGAGGGAGCATCGGGATTTCGGTAGCGGTGACGCATCTGGTGCGTGGCGCGCAGGCGCACCAGAACATCCTGGTCGGGCATCTGACGCCCTATGATCCGGCTTATCAGGGAGTGATGGCCAAACTTCAGGCGGCGTTTGCGCAGACTGCCGGGGGGCCGCAGGCGCAGCCGATGGCGCACGGTGCCATTTATGGAATGCTGCTTCAGCAGGCGAACCTGCTGGCTTTTGTCGACACCTACCGCTGGATGGCGCTGGCCGCCCTGCTGTGCGTGCCCGGCGTGCTGCTGATGAAAAAGGTGATTGCCCGCGGCGGGCCGGCACTGCACTGA
- the pyrD gene encoding dihydroorotate dehydrogenase B (NAD(+)), catalytic subunit, with amino-acid sequence MAGDPLSPRLRVTLCGLVFSNPVIAASGTFGYGVEMAPIVPLRQLGGLVVKGLSREPMRGNPPPRLYETRAGMINSVGLQNMGVRAFVLEKLPGLRGCGTRVVTNVFGYAVEDYAEVIRVLEDAEGVDAYELNVSCPNTKHGGMFFSSDPRLLAEVVTACVRAARRPVIVKLSPNVASIAPLARAAEDSGASAISLVNTFLGLAIDARTRRPRLGAGYGGVSGPAIKPLALRLVHEAARAVKIPVIGLGGILTGEDAAEFLIAGAAAVQVGTATFADPCAPVRIAAELDEFCRAQGITNVSSLTGTLEMPG; translated from the coding sequence ATGGCCGGCGATCCGCTGTCCCCCAGGCTGCGCGTCACCCTGTGCGGGCTTGTGTTTTCCAATCCGGTCATTGCCGCTTCGGGTACCTTCGGCTACGGCGTCGAGATGGCGCCGATCGTGCCGCTGCGCCAGCTTGGCGGGCTGGTGGTGAAGGGGCTCTCGCGCGAACCCATGCGCGGCAATCCGCCGCCGCGGCTGTACGAGACGCGCGCCGGCATGATCAACTCCGTCGGGCTGCAAAACATGGGCGTGCGGGCCTTCGTGCTAGAGAAGCTGCCCGGGTTGCGCGGCTGCGGCACGCGCGTCGTCACGAACGTCTTCGGTTACGCGGTGGAGGACTATGCCGAGGTGATCCGGGTGCTCGAGGACGCCGAGGGGGTGGACGCGTACGAGCTGAACGTCTCCTGCCCCAATACAAAACACGGCGGAATGTTTTTTTCCTCCGACCCGCGGCTGCTGGCGGAAGTGGTCACGGCCTGCGTGCGGGCCGCGCGCAGGCCGGTGATCGTGAAGCTTTCGCCGAACGTGGCCAGCATCGCGCCGCTGGCGCGCGCGGCCGAAGACAGCGGGGCGTCGGCCATTTCGCTGGTCAACACGTTTCTGGGCCTTGCGATTGACGCGCGCACGCGGCGTCCGCGCCTGGGCGCAGGCTACGGCGGCGTCTCCGGACCGGCGATCAAGCCGCTGGCGCTGCGGCTGGTCCATGAGGCCGCCCGGGCGGTGAAGATTCCGGTGATCGGCCTGGGCGGCATCCTCACCGGCGAGGACGCGGCTGAATTTCTGATCGCCGGCGCGGCGGCGGTGCAGGTGGGCACGGCGACTTTTGCCGATCCCTGCGCGCCGGTGCGCATCGCCGCCGAACTGGACGAATTCTGCCGCGCACAGGGCATCACGAACGTGTCCTCGCTCACCGGGACGCTGGAGATGCCCGGCTGA
- the waaC gene encoding ADP-heptose--LPS heptosyltransferase: MRKILVVRLGAMGDILHALPAVASLRTAGDVRIAWAVKPQFRELLDGGGAADEVIEFRRSGLRALHDSVAALRRMEFDAAIDFQGLLQSAVLARASGAARVWGFERRLLREPAAALFYDERVATSAAHVVDRNLDLALAAGASGRLVHFPLPEGRREGVLPEGAFVLASPFAGWGTKQWPLENYLVLAELLEKALRLPLVFNVSPAQAEALAHRGARVHVSSISGLIDATRRAAAVVGVDSGPLHLAAALGRPGVAIYGPTDPARNGPYSSSIRVLRAPGARTSYRRDAEPDPSMRVVHPQQVLEALREVL, encoded by the coding sequence ATGAGAAAGATCCTGGTTGTGCGCCTCGGTGCGATGGGAGACATTCTCCATGCGCTGCCCGCCGTGGCCTCGCTGCGCACTGCGGGCGACGTGAGAATCGCCTGGGCGGTGAAACCGCAGTTTCGCGAGCTCCTCGACGGCGGCGGCGCGGCCGACGAGGTCATCGAATTCCGCCGCAGCGGCCTTCGGGCGCTGCACGACTCCGTCGCCGCCCTGCGCCGCATGGAGTTTGACGCGGCAATCGACTTCCAGGGGCTGTTGCAGTCAGCCGTGCTGGCGCGCGCCTCCGGAGCCGCGCGCGTCTGGGGCTTCGAGCGCCGCCTGCTGCGCGAGCCTGCGGCGGCGCTTTTTTATGATGAACGCGTGGCGACATCGGCCGCACATGTCGTGGACCGCAACCTGGATCTGGCGCTGGCGGCCGGCGCCAGCGGCCGTCTGGTGCACTTCCCGCTGCCCGAAGGGCGCCGTGAGGGCGTGCTTCCTGAAGGCGCGTTTGTGCTGGCCTCGCCCTTCGCCGGCTGGGGTACCAAGCAATGGCCGCTCGAAAATTATCTCGTGCTGGCAGAACTGCTCGAAAAGGCTCTGCGGCTGCCGCTCGTGTTCAACGTGAGTCCCGCGCAGGCGGAAGCTCTGGCGCATCGGGGCGCACGGGTGCATGTGTCATCGATTTCCGGACTCATCGATGCCACCCGCCGCGCCGCGGCCGTTGTGGGCGTCGACAGCGGGCCGCTTCATCTGGCCGCGGCGCTGGGCCGGCCGGGCGTGGCGATCTACGGACCCACGGACCCGGCCCGCAACGGGCCCTATTCTTCTTCGATCCGTGTGCTGCGCGCTCCAGGCGCGAGGACCTCCTATCGCAGAGACGCCGAGCCGGATCCCTCCATGAGGGTGGTGCACCCGCAGCAGGTGCTGGAAGCGCTCCGGGAGGTGCTCTGA
- the hisF gene encoding imidazole glycerol phosphate synthase subunit HisF: MLAKRIIPCLDVTGGRVVKGVNFVGLRDAGDPVELAARYNEQGADELVFLDITASSDDRAIMADVVARTARCVFIPLTAGGGIRTVEDARRILHCGADKVSINTAAVRRPELITEISREFGSQACVLAIDARRNGRGGWNVYTRGGRVDEGIDAVEWAARGEELGAGEILLTSMDADGVQQGFDCELTRAVSRATRVPVIASGGGGRPEHFIEVLTTGEADAALAASIFHYGTWTVGRLKEELVRAGIPVRTLT; encoded by the coding sequence ATGCTTGCCAAGCGCATCATTCCGTGTCTCGACGTCACCGGCGGTCGCGTGGTCAAGGGCGTGAACTTCGTCGGCCTGCGCGATGCCGGAGATCCGGTGGAGCTCGCTGCGCGTTACAACGAGCAGGGCGCCGACGAGCTGGTCTTTCTCGACATCACCGCATCGAGCGATGATCGCGCGATCATGGCCGACGTGGTGGCCCGCACCGCGCGCTGCGTCTTCATCCCGCTCACGGCTGGCGGCGGCATCCGCACGGTGGAGGACGCGCGGCGCATCCTGCACTGCGGCGCCGACAAGGTGAGCATCAACACGGCGGCCGTGCGCCGCCCGGAGCTGATCACCGAAATCAGCCGCGAGTTCGGCTCACAGGCCTGCGTGCTCGCGATTGACGCGCGGCGCAACGGGCGCGGGGGCTGGAACGTGTACACCCGGGGCGGGCGCGTGGATGAAGGGATCGACGCGGTGGAGTGGGCCGCGCGCGGCGAGGAGCTGGGCGCGGGCGAGATCCTGCTGACCTCGATGGACGCCGACGGCGTGCAGCAGGGCTTCGACTGCGAGCTGACGCGCGCCGTGAGCCGCGCGACGCGCGTCCCCGTCATCGCCAGCGGCGGCGGCGGACGTCCCGAGCACTTCATCGAAGTGCTGACCACGGGCGAGGCCGACGCGGCGCTCGCGGCCAGCATCTTTCATTACGGAACGTGGACGGTGGGGCGGCTCAAGGAAGAGCTCGTGCGCGCGGGCATTCCGGTGAGGACTCTGACATGA
- a CDS encoding 1-(5-phosphoribosyl)-5-[(5-phosphoribosylamino) methylideneamino] imidazole-4-carboxamide isomerase: MIIPCIDLMDGKVVQLVQGREKALEGAPPLEMLERFRRFPEIQVIDLDAAMGRGDNTAIVETLAARARIRAGGGVRTPERARRLAEAGAAKVIVGTAAFHRPTLEAISAEIGRERVMVAIDSRGGRITVKGWTEELDKSAEDVLNELEPFCSGFLATYVDKEGMMQGTDLEWFARLRRATPLPITAAGGITTLEEIRALTALGIDCALGMAIYTGRLDLDELAAMNAP, translated from the coding sequence ATGATCATTCCCTGCATTGATCTGATGGACGGAAAGGTGGTGCAGCTCGTGCAGGGCCGCGAGAAGGCGCTCGAGGGGGCGCCGCCGCTGGAGATGCTGGAGCGGTTCCGCAGATTTCCCGAGATCCAGGTGATCGACCTGGACGCCGCGATGGGGCGTGGCGACAACACGGCGATCGTGGAAACGCTGGCCGCCCGCGCCCGGATCCGCGCCGGCGGCGGCGTGCGGACGCCGGAGCGGGCCCGGCGGCTGGCGGAGGCCGGGGCGGCGAAAGTCATCGTCGGGACGGCGGCGTTCCACCGGCCCACGCTCGAGGCGATCTCGGCCGAAATCGGCCGGGAGCGGGTGATGGTGGCGATTGACTCACGCGGCGGCCGGATCACCGTGAAGGGCTGGACCGAAGAGCTGGACAAATCCGCCGAAGATGTTTTAAACGAACTGGAGCCTTTTTGTTCAGGCTTCCTCGCCACCTATGTCGACAAGGAAGGAATGATGCAGGGCACGGACCTCGAATGGTTTGCCCGCCTTCGCCGCGCCACGCCTCTGCCCATAACCGCCGCCGGCGGCATCACCACGCTGGAGGAAATCCGCGCCCTGACGGCTCTAGGAATTGACTGCGCCCTGGGAATGGCCATCTACACGGGGCGTCTCGACCTGGACGAGCTGGCCGCGATGAACGCGCCATGA
- a CDS encoding ADP-heptose--LPS heptosyltransferase — protein sequence MDAFERILIRATNWVGDAILSLPALAAVRARWPAARITILARPWVADIYRFGHLADEIILYRKCSGLAALRERLRVAGELRRRQFDCALLLQNAFDAALLAWLAGIPVRIGYARDARRLFLTRPVAVPRRGEIPAHESFYYLELLRRIGWLDRLPERPEARLDGIRHEPQALIGVSPGAAFGSAKRWLAERFAQAAAALAQRLGAAVEVFGSAGERPLCEQVAEGVRAQGVVVTNHAGHTTLEEFIRRAARCRLFLTNDSGAMHVAAALGVPTVAVFGSTDAEATSPLGPWTRIVREPVECSPCLLRECPIDHRCMTRVGVARVVDAALELLEAAEAGSRRC from the coding sequence GTGGACGCGTTCGAGCGCATCCTGATCCGCGCCACCAACTGGGTGGGTGACGCAATCCTGAGCCTGCCGGCCCTGGCCGCCGTGCGCGCGCGCTGGCCCGCGGCGCGGATCACGATCCTGGCGCGCCCGTGGGTCGCCGACATCTACCGCTTCGGCCACCTGGCCGACGAAATCATTCTCTACAGGAAATGTTCCGGCCTGGCCGCCCTGCGGGAGCGCCTCCGCGTGGCCGGCGAACTCCGGCGCCGGCAGTTCGACTGCGCGCTGCTGTTGCAGAACGCCTTTGACGCCGCGCTGCTTGCCTGGCTGGCCGGCATCCCCGTGCGCATCGGATACGCGCGCGACGCACGCCGTCTGTTTCTGACACGGCCCGTGGCGGTTCCGCGCCGGGGGGAAATTCCCGCCCACGAAAGCTTCTACTACCTGGAACTGCTGCGACGCATCGGATGGCTGGATCGCCTGCCCGAACGGCCCGAGGCGCGCCTGGACGGAATCCGGCACGAACCGCAGGCGCTCATCGGCGTCAGCCCCGGGGCGGCGTTCGGCTCGGCAAAACGCTGGCTGGCAGAGCGCTTCGCGCAGGCCGCCGCCGCCCTCGCCCAACGGCTGGGCGCGGCGGTGGAGGTGTTCGGCTCCGCCGGCGAGCGGCCGCTCTGCGAGCAGGTGGCAGAAGGCGTCCGCGCACAGGGCGTCGTCGTGACCAACCACGCCGGCCATACCACGCTCGAAGAGTTCATCCGCCGGGCCGCGCGCTGCCGGCTGTTCCTCACCAACGACTCGGGCGCCATGCATGTGGCGGCCGCGCTGGGCGTACCGACGGTCGCCGTGTTTGGTTCCACCGACGCAGAGGCGACTTCGCCGCTTGGTCCCTGGACGCGCATCGTACGCGAGCCCGTTGAATGCAGCCCCTGCCTGCTGCGCGAATGCCCCATCGATCACCGCTGCATGACCCGCGTCGGCGTGGCGCGGGTCGTGGATGCCGCGCTGGAACTCCTGGAGGCCGCGGAAGCGGGAAGCCGCAGATGCTAG